One Actinomadura viridis genomic region harbors:
- a CDS encoding histidine phosphatase family protein — MTTLLLVRHGLTAMTGPVLAGWTPGVSLDERGRDQARDLAARLAPVPLAAVVSSPLDRCVQTAEAVAAGHAEPIEKVELDERFGEVRYGDWTGRPLKELAEEPLWRVVQAHPSAARFPGEDGEALAGAQHRAVAAVRDWNARIAAEYGPDASYLVCSHGDIIKAVVADALGLHLDQFQRIQAAPASLTVIRYTELRPFLVRLNDTGGSVQDLLPPPPGDRDASGDGTKDGATGAEGDAAVGGGA; from the coding sequence GTGACGACGCTTCTGCTGGTGCGGCACGGCCTCACCGCGATGACCGGCCCCGTGCTCGCCGGATGGACCCCTGGGGTGAGCCTGGACGAGCGCGGGCGCGACCAGGCGCGCGACCTCGCCGCCAGGCTGGCCCCGGTGCCGCTGGCCGCGGTGGTGTCCAGCCCGCTGGACCGCTGCGTGCAGACCGCCGAGGCGGTGGCCGCGGGACACGCCGAGCCGATCGAGAAGGTGGAACTGGACGAGCGCTTCGGGGAGGTCCGTTACGGCGACTGGACGGGACGGCCGCTGAAGGAGCTGGCCGAGGAGCCGCTGTGGCGGGTCGTGCAGGCCCATCCCAGCGCGGCGCGGTTCCCGGGCGAGGACGGCGAGGCCCTCGCCGGCGCGCAGCACCGCGCGGTCGCCGCCGTCCGCGACTGGAACGCGCGGATCGCCGCCGAGTACGGCCCGGACGCGTCCTACCTGGTGTGCAGCCACGGCGACATCATCAAGGCGGTCGTGGCCGACGCCCTCGGGCTCCACCTGGACCAGTTCCAGCGGATCCAGGCCGCGCCCGCGTCCCTGACGGTGATCCGCTACACCGAGCTGCGCCCGTTCCTGGTCCGGCTGAACGACACCGGCGGGAGCGTCCAGGACCTGCTGCCGCCGCCGCCCGGTGACCGCGACGCCTCCGGTGACGGCACGAAGGACGGCGCCACGGGGGCCGAGGGGGACGCGGCGGTGGGCGGCGGCGCGTAG
- a CDS encoding SCO1664 family protein has protein sequence MTQSSRDRTPAGDGRAVSPRDTETAERLLSRGRLSVEGRLVQASNATLYCAVEWEGLNAACVYKPVAGERPLWDFPDGTLAEREVAAYAVSEAMGLHVVPPTVHRDGPYGPGMVQLWVEPDPDIDLVELSRSEDEAIRRMAVFDAVINNADRKIGHLLPPGDGHVYGCDHGVCFSVEYKLRTVLWQWRGQALTEEALEALGRVDAGLRGGPLGERLGELLTAEEVDATRRRVELMLKHRIHPYPPEDWPAIPWPPL, from the coding sequence ATGACGCAGTCCTCCCGGGATCGCACCCCCGCCGGCGACGGCCGCGCCGTCTCCCCCCGCGACACCGAGACGGCCGAGCGGCTTCTGAGCCGGGGCCGCCTCAGCGTGGAGGGCAGGCTCGTTCAGGCGTCCAACGCCACGCTGTACTGCGCGGTCGAGTGGGAGGGCCTGAACGCCGCCTGCGTCTACAAGCCCGTAGCGGGGGAGCGCCCGCTGTGGGACTTCCCCGACGGAACGCTGGCCGAGCGCGAGGTGGCCGCCTACGCGGTGTCGGAGGCGATGGGGCTGCACGTGGTCCCGCCCACCGTGCACCGCGACGGCCCGTACGGGCCCGGCATGGTGCAGCTGTGGGTGGAGCCCGACCCCGACATCGACCTGGTGGAGCTGTCGCGGTCCGAGGACGAGGCGATCCGGCGGATGGCGGTGTTCGACGCCGTCATCAACAACGCCGACCGGAAGATCGGGCATCTGCTGCCGCCGGGCGACGGGCACGTGTACGGCTGCGACCACGGCGTGTGCTTCTCGGTGGAGTACAAGCTGCGCACCGTGCTGTGGCAGTGGCGCGGCCAGGCCCTGACGGAGGAGGCGCTGGAGGCCCTCGGGCGGGTCGACGCCGGGCTGCGCGGCGGGCCGCTGGGCGAGCGGCTGGGCGAGCTGCTCACCGCCGAGGAGGTCGACGCCACCCGGCGGCGCGTGGAGCTGATGCTCAAGCACCGGATCCACCCGTACCCGCCCGAGGACTGGCCCGCGATCCCCTGGCCGCCGCTCTGA
- a CDS encoding NRDE family protein: protein MCTAIVSVDPSSPVPVVLVGVRDEFVERPWRPPARHWPARPGLVGGRDLRAGGTWLAVDPDAPRAATVLNARGAMAPEEGRRSRGELPLRAAAGEGLDGLGGSELARFDPFLLICAEPGLVRLWHWDGAALSERELGPGLHMVLNSGLEGEGHQAAATEDAHMAARLAHFRPRFAKAGRPEPLPSAGPAERAWGDWLPLLAGDGLPRAEPASLLPLVDLGDGRVWGTTSVSLVGLSSAGVRYDFSAAPGDPGGWDRVL, encoded by the coding sequence ATGTGCACGGCGATCGTCAGCGTCGACCCGTCCTCCCCGGTTCCCGTCGTCCTCGTCGGCGTGCGGGACGAGTTCGTGGAGCGGCCCTGGCGGCCCCCCGCCCGGCACTGGCCCGCCCGGCCCGGCCTGGTCGGGGGACGCGACCTGCGCGCCGGGGGCACCTGGCTCGCCGTCGACCCGGACGCGCCCCGGGCGGCCACCGTGCTGAACGCCCGCGGCGCCATGGCGCCGGAGGAGGGCCGCCGCTCCCGCGGCGAACTCCCGCTGCGCGCGGCCGCCGGGGAGGGCCTGGACGGGCTCGGCGGATCCGAGCTGGCCCGCTTCGACCCGTTCCTGCTCATCTGCGCCGAGCCCGGCCTCGTGCGGCTGTGGCACTGGGACGGCGCGGCCCTGTCCGAGCGCGAGCTGGGCCCCGGCCTGCACATGGTGCTCAACAGCGGCCTGGAAGGGGAGGGCCACCAGGCCGCCGCGACCGAGGACGCGCACATGGCCGCCCGCCTGGCGCACTTCCGGCCCCGGTTCGCCAAGGCCGGGAGGCCCGAACCGCTCCCCTCCGCGGGGCCCGCCGAACGGGCGTGGGGGGACTGGCTGCCGCTGCTGGCCGGAGACGGCCTGCCGCGCGCCGAACCGGCCTCGCTGCTCCCGCTGGTCGACCTCGGCGACGGCCGCGTCTGGGGGACCACCTCGGTCTCCCTCGTCGGGCTGTCGTCCGCCGGCGTCCGCTACGACTTCTCGGCCGCGCCCGGCGACCCCGGCGGCTGGGACCGCGTCCTGTGA
- the corA gene encoding magnesium/cobalt transporter CorA, which translates to MRPVIVDKAIYSRGERRTIEGDVSDAFDAARAEAARNGAGGPGGCFVWIGLHEPTEEEFANVRDELGLHPLAAEDAVSAHQRPKLERYGDTLFLVLKTLVYKDATSDIEVGEIMLFLGPDFVVTVRHGEGNPLAPVRARLESDTELLDLGPAAVVYAVCDEVVDHYGVVTHEVEVDIIELERAVFRPGGPDVTEDVYSLKREVLEFRTAQDPLIPVLQEIVRGRVPECRGAREYFRDVLDHLLRVDGQVDAHNELLNSVLTAHLALLGKQQNEDMRKISAWAAVIAVPTMVAGFYGMNFDYMPELRWLYGYPAMMLAMVTVCVIVYLRLRKSGWL; encoded by the coding sequence ATGAGGCCCGTGATAGTCGACAAGGCCATCTACTCGCGAGGAGAACGGCGCACCATCGAAGGGGACGTCAGCGACGCCTTCGACGCCGCCCGCGCCGAGGCCGCGCGCAACGGCGCCGGCGGACCGGGCGGCTGCTTCGTCTGGATCGGCCTGCACGAGCCGACCGAGGAGGAGTTCGCCAACGTCCGCGACGAGCTGGGCCTGCACCCCCTGGCCGCCGAGGACGCCGTCTCCGCGCACCAGCGCCCCAAGCTCGAGCGGTACGGCGACACGCTGTTCCTCGTCCTGAAGACGCTGGTCTACAAGGACGCCACCTCCGACATCGAGGTCGGCGAGATCATGCTGTTCCTCGGCCCCGACTTCGTGGTGACCGTCCGGCACGGCGAGGGCAACCCGCTCGCGCCCGTCCGCGCCCGCCTCGAGAGCGACACCGAGCTGCTCGACCTGGGGCCCGCCGCGGTCGTGTACGCGGTGTGCGACGAGGTCGTCGACCACTACGGGGTGGTGACCCACGAGGTCGAGGTCGACATCATCGAGCTGGAACGGGCCGTCTTCCGGCCCGGCGGGCCCGACGTCACCGAGGACGTCTACTCCCTCAAGCGGGAGGTCCTGGAGTTCCGCACCGCGCAGGACCCGCTGATCCCGGTGCTGCAGGAGATCGTCCGCGGCCGGGTGCCCGAGTGCCGGGGCGCCCGGGAGTACTTCCGCGACGTCCTCGACCACCTGCTGCGGGTGGACGGGCAGGTCGACGCCCACAACGAGCTCCTCAACAGCGTCCTCACCGCGCACCTGGCGCTCCTGGGCAAGCAGCAGAACGAGGACATGCGGAAGATCTCCGCCTGGGCCGCCGTGATCGCGGTGCCCACCATGGTCGCCGGGTTCTACGGCATGAACTTCGACTACATGCCCGAGCTGCGCTGGCTCTACGGCTACCCGGCGATGATGCTGGCCATGGTGACGGTGTGCGTCATCGTCTACCTCCGCCTGCGCAAGAGCGGGTGGCTGTGA
- a CDS encoding DUF3090 domain-containing protein, whose amino-acid sequence MPVISYELPERFVAGAVGQPGERAFYLQARSGRRVTSVGLEKFQVTLLAERLEELLDEVLRRSGGDAPVPAVTPAELRDDGPLDQPVEEEFKVGTMALAWDPEDEQVVIEAQEVTEGEDEDAEVGEDDPAIAVLRVRITAAQARAFAERALKVVAAGRPPCPLCGLPLDTAGHVCPRQNGYLG is encoded by the coding sequence ATGCCCGTCATCTCCTATGAACTGCCGGAAAGGTTCGTCGCCGGGGCCGTCGGCCAGCCGGGCGAGCGCGCCTTCTATCTGCAGGCGCGCTCCGGCCGCCGGGTCACCAGCGTGGGGCTGGAGAAGTTCCAGGTGACCCTGCTGGCCGAGCGCCTGGAGGAGCTGCTGGACGAGGTGCTGCGCCGCAGCGGGGGCGACGCCCCGGTGCCCGCGGTCACCCCGGCCGAGCTGCGCGACGACGGGCCGCTGGACCAGCCGGTGGAGGAGGAGTTCAAGGTCGGCACGATGGCGCTGGCCTGGGACCCGGAGGACGAGCAGGTCGTCATCGAGGCCCAGGAGGTCACCGAGGGCGAGGACGAGGACGCCGAGGTGGGCGAGGACGACCCGGCGATCGCGGTTCTGCGGGTGCGGATCACCGCGGCGCAGGCCCGGGCCTTCGCCGAGCGGGCCCTGAAGGTGGTGGCGGCGGGCCGGCCGCCGTGCCCCCTGTGCGGGCTGCCGCTGGACACCGCGGGCCACGTGTGCCCCCGGCAGAACGGGTACCTGGGCTAG
- a CDS encoding ABC transporter permease: MTRTRPAAGSAPHPAATTAPPPASGPMPALVPGARAPGPGAVLAAGTGWAEAHAPFADPFGTPFGLAWRRFRRDRTAMASLAALALIVAFALMAPLWASWTGHPYDATFPETGLDASGQPVGPGAEFWLGADRLGRDVLVRAAYGGRVSLLVGVCSAALATVAGVAAGMLAGFAGGTLDALLARLMDLMLALPYVLVAITLATTFPTTSATAGVAMTVAVIAFFSVGGLARVIRGQVLSLKEKGFVEAARALGASNARIMFADVLPNLTGQITVLGSLLIPASIVFEATLSFLGVGVRAPAPSWGAMLGEGGEAFQTAWWLLAVPGALLLLTTLSFNLLGDAIRDALGPGGARPARARRGR; this comes from the coding sequence ATGACCCGCACCCGGCCCGCGGCCGGATCCGCGCCGCACCCGGCCGCCACCACCGCGCCGCCCCCCGCGTCCGGGCCGATGCCCGCCCTCGTGCCCGGGGCGCGGGCGCCCGGCCCGGGGGCGGTCCTGGCGGCCGGGACCGGCTGGGCGGAGGCCCACGCCCCTTTCGCCGACCCCTTCGGCACCCCGTTCGGCCTGGCCTGGAGGCGGTTCCGCCGGGACCGCACGGCGATGGCGTCCCTGGCGGCGCTCGCGCTGATCGTGGCGTTCGCGCTGATGGCGCCGCTGTGGGCGTCCTGGACCGGGCACCCCTACGACGCCACCTTCCCCGAGACCGGGCTGGACGCCTCGGGGCAGCCGGTGGGGCCGGGCGCGGAGTTCTGGCTGGGCGCCGACCGGCTCGGCCGGGACGTGCTGGTCCGCGCCGCCTACGGGGGCCGGGTCTCGCTGCTGGTGGGGGTGTGCTCGGCGGCGCTGGCGACGGTGGCGGGCGTGGCCGCCGGGATGCTCGCCGGATTCGCCGGCGGGACGCTGGACGCGCTGCTGGCACGGCTGATGGACCTCATGCTGGCGCTGCCCTACGTCCTGGTGGCGATCACGCTGGCCACCACCTTCCCGACCACCTCCGCCACGGCGGGCGTGGCCATGACCGTGGCGGTGATCGCGTTCTTCTCGGTCGGCGGGCTGGCCCGGGTGATCCGCGGCCAGGTGCTGTCGCTGAAGGAGAAGGGGTTCGTGGAGGCGGCGCGGGCGCTGGGCGCGAGCAACGCCCGGATCATGTTCGCGGACGTGCTGCCCAACCTGACCGGCCAGATCACGGTGCTGGGCTCGCTGCTGATCCCGGCCTCGATCGTGTTCGAGGCGACGCTGTCGTTCCTGGGCGTCGGGGTGCGGGCGCCGGCGCCCAGCTGGGGGGCGATGCTCGGCGAGGGCGGCGAGGCGTTCCAGACGGCCTGGTGGCTGCTGGCGGTGCCCGGTGCCCTCCTGCTGCTGACCACGCTGTCGTTCAACCTGCTGGGCGACGCGATCCGCGACGCGCTCGGCCCGGGCGGCGCCCGGCCCGCCCGCGCGCGCCGGGGGCGGTGA